From Chiroxiphia lanceolata isolate bChiLan1 chromosome 11, bChiLan1.pri, whole genome shotgun sequence, the proteins below share one genomic window:
- the TXNRD3 gene encoding thioredoxin reductase 3, with product MAPPPGQTPLPDWDGLKLRVRTLIASHRVMIFSKSYCPYCNKVKELFRSMRVEYYALELDVTDDGASIQQVLAELTNQRTVPNVFVNGTHIGGCDATFQAYQDGSLQKLLGDSKDTEPYEYDLIIIGGGSGGLACSKEAAALGKKVMVLDYVVPTPLGTTWGLGGTCVNVGCIPKKLMHQAALLGQALQDSRKYGWQYEEQVKHNWEIMVEAIQNYIGSLNWGYRVSLREKSVTYLNSYGEFVEPHKIKATNRKGQVTYHTAETFVLATGERPRYLGIPGDKEFCVTSDDLFSLPYCPGKTLVVGASYVALECAGFLAGLGLDVTVMVRSILLRGFDQEMAEKVGAHMETHGVKFIRKFVPVQVEQLEQGMPGRLKVTAKSTEGAEIFEGEYNTVLIAVGRDACTRNIGLDTIGVKINEKNGKVPVNDEEQTNVPYVYAIGDILDGKLELTPVAIQAGRLLARRLYGGSSKKCDYINVPTTVFTPLEYGSCGFPEERAVEEFGEQNLEVYHSLFWPLEWTVPGRDNNTCYAKIICNKQDNNRVIGLHVLGPNAGEVTQGFAAAIKCGLTKELLDETIGIHPTCAEVFTTMDITKASGQDITQKGC from the exons ATGGCACCGCCGCCGGGACAGACCCCGCTCCCCGACTGGGACGGGCTGAAGCTCCGCGTGCGGACCCTCATCGCCTCCCACCGCGTCATGATCTTCAGCAAGAGCTACTGCCCGTACTGCAATAAG GTGAAGGAACTCTTCCGCTCCATGCGTGTGGAGTACTATGCTTTGGAGCTTGATGTGACTG ATGATGGGGCCAGTATTCAGCAAGTGTTGGCAGAGTTAACTAATCAGAGGACAGTGCCTAATGTATTTGTCAATGGAACTCACATAGGTGGCTGTGATGCAACATTCCAG gctTATCAGGATGGATCACTGCAGAAACTTCTTGGGGATAGCAAAGATACAGAACCCTATGAATATGACCTCATTATCATTGGTGGTGGCTCAGGTGGACTTGCATGTTCCAAG GAAGCCGCTGCCTTGGGAAAGAAAGTAATGGTATTGGATTATGTTGTTCCAACACCTCTTGGAACCACATGGG GACTTGGTGGCACATGTGTAAATGTAGGTTGCATTCCTAAGAAGCTAATGCATCAAGCAGCACTTCTGGGCCAGGCACTCCAAGATTCAAGGAAATACGGGTGGCAGTATGAAGAACAAG TTAAACACAACTGGGAGATCATGGTAGAAGCAATTCAGAACTACATTGGTTCTTTAAACTGGGGCTATCGAGTGTCCTTGCGAGAAAAGTCTGTGACATACCTCAATTCTTATGGAGAATTCGTTGAACCACACAAAATTAAG GCAACTAATAGAAAAGGACAAGTAACCTATCATACAGCAGAGACTTTTGTCCTGGCAACAGGAGAAAGGCCTAGATATCTGGGTATCCCTGGAGATAAAGAATTCTGTGTTACAAG tgatgaCCTCTTCTCCCTGCCTTACTGTCCTGGCAAAACTCTGGTTGTGGGTGCTTCCTATGTGGCTCTGGAGTGTGCAGGATTTCTTGCTGGTCTAGGTCTGGATGTCACGGTGATGGTGCGTTCCATCCTTCTGCGGGGCTTTGACCAAGAAATGGCCGAAAAAGTAGGTGCTCACATGGAAACACACGGCGTGAAGTTCATCAGGAAGTTCGTACCTGTTCAG GTTGAACAGCTGGAGCAAGGCATGCCGGGAAGGCTGAAAGTGACGGCGAAGTCTACTGAGGGAGCGGAAATCTTTGAAGGAGAATATAACACT gTTTTGATAGCCGTTGGTCGTGACGCATGTACCAGAAATATTGGTTTAGACACGATTGGTGTGAAAATCAATGAGAA gaatgGGAAAGTACCTGTAAATGATGAAGAACAAACCAATGTGCCTTATGTTTATGCTATTGGGGATATCTTGGATGGAAAGCTTGAACTTACCCCAGTTGCCATTCAGGCAGGGAGACTGCTGGCCCGCAGGCTGTATGGGGGTAGTTCCAAAAAG tgtgaCTATATCAACGTACCAACGACAGTGTTTACTCCTTTAGAGTATGGCAGCTGTGGGTTTCCCGAAGAAAGAGCCGTAGAAGAATTTGGAGAGCAAAACTTGGAG GTTTATCACAGTTTGTTCTGGCCACTTGAATGGACAGTACCAGGCAGAGATAACAATACCTGTTATGCAAAGATCATCTGCAATAAACAGGACAAT AATCGTGTGATAGGACTTCATGTTCTTGGGCCCAATGCTGGCGAAGTGACCCAAGGTTTTGCTGCTGCAATAAAATGTGGTCTCACCAAAGAACTGCTTGATGAAACAATTGGTATCCATCCTACTTGTGCAGAG GTGTTCACTACGATGGATATTACAAAGGCCTCGGGACAAGACATCACTCAGAAGGGCTGCTGA